A genomic segment from Alistipes senegalensis JC50 encodes:
- a CDS encoding RagB/SusD family nutrient uptake outer membrane protein: MKLKKLTIIAALSVLAGTTGCTDFVEPGKDNVLTREDVIANPVLAEGILLKAYDNLPTTLNYTEVAVDDAHSNNISNGYMLAALGAWRSTSDPFSQWRNYTQIAYINYFLDRIVDDVKWSYTSEWRAEHFPNRLKGEAYALRAYHHSLILQAHAGRSSSGELLGVPYMDHFISSKQEQDGLQRLPFTECVGKIEKDIERALQLLPDRYENAPTGTPDKEDYDAVYGSRNTNRISGLAMKMLRARVRLLAASPAFNPANNTVLWEKAAESAAEVIDAFGGLSNLTPNRVVFYLDKSNKDILWREDYTNSSNLEKAQFPPSLNGSGRVSPSQNFVDAFPMKSGYPIDADGSGFDKRNPFEGRDPRLAQYVIYNGMVFKGSVINTVDHPSNGINRTEYSTCTGYYLRKFTNESVSLETGNVVPAIHFNTLMRFTEAFLIYAEAANEAWGPDGTGPNTYSARDVMAKLRETAGLDQPDSYLASITSPADMQRLIRNERRLELCFEQVRFWDVRRWLDYDAMNAPVRGTFDGGLTAVDVKERVFERYMIYGPIPNDDVVKGLIQNDGWN, translated from the coding sequence ATGAAACTGAAAAAACTGACCATCATAGCAGCCCTGTCTGTTCTTGCGGGTACGACCGGATGCACCGATTTTGTCGAGCCGGGCAAGGACAATGTGCTCACCCGTGAGGATGTCATTGCGAATCCGGTTCTGGCCGAAGGCATCTTGTTGAAAGCCTACGACAACCTGCCCACCACGCTCAACTATACGGAAGTGGCTGTGGACGACGCCCATTCGAACAACATTTCCAATGGTTACATGCTGGCCGCCCTGGGGGCCTGGCGTTCGACGAGCGATCCCTTTTCGCAGTGGCGGAATTATACGCAGATCGCTTATATCAACTATTTCCTCGATCGGATCGTCGACGACGTGAAGTGGTCCTATACTTCCGAGTGGCGTGCCGAGCACTTCCCCAACCGGCTCAAAGGCGAGGCCTATGCGCTGCGTGCTTACCACCATTCGCTCATTCTGCAAGCGCATGCCGGCCGATCTTCTTCGGGGGAGTTGCTGGGCGTGCCTTATATGGATCACTTCATCTCCTCGAAACAGGAGCAGGACGGTTTGCAGCGGCTTCCGTTCACGGAATGCGTCGGAAAGATCGAAAAGGATATCGAACGGGCGTTGCAACTGTTGCCCGATCGCTATGAGAACGCCCCGACCGGTACGCCCGACAAGGAGGATTACGATGCTGTTTACGGTTCGCGCAATACCAACCGTATTTCGGGACTGGCTATGAAGATGCTGCGGGCACGAGTACGGTTGCTTGCGGCGAGTCCGGCGTTCAACCCGGCGAACAATACCGTACTGTGGGAGAAAGCAGCTGAATCTGCGGCTGAGGTTATCGACGCTTTCGGCGGATTGAGCAACTTGACGCCCAACCGCGTGGTCTTCTACCTCGATAAGAGTAATAAAGATATCCTCTGGCGGGAAGATTACACCAACAGCAGTAATCTCGAAAAAGCGCAATTTCCGCCCAGTCTCAACGGCAGCGGGCGTGTAAGCCCTTCGCAGAATTTCGTAGACGCCTTCCCGATGAAGTCGGGTTATCCGATCGATGCCGACGGTTCCGGGTTCGACAAACGGAATCCCTTCGAAGGACGCGATCCCCGGCTGGCTCAGTATGTCATTTACAACGGAATGGTATTCAAAGGTTCGGTCATCAATACGGTAGACCATCCCAGCAACGGCATTAACCGTACGGAGTATTCCACTTGTACGGGCTATTACCTGCGGAAGTTTACCAACGAATCGGTGAGTCTCGAAACGGGGAATGTGGTCCCGGCCATCCATTTCAATACGCTGATGCGTTTTACCGAGGCGTTTCTGATCTATGCCGAGGCGGCCAATGAAGCCTGGGGGCCGGACGGAACGGGCCCGAACACCTATTCGGCCAGGGATGTGATGGCGAAATTGCGCGAAACGGCCGGTCTCGACCAGCCCGACTCCTACCTGGCTTCGATCACCTCGCCGGCTGACATGCAACGGCTGATTCGCAACGAACGCCGTCTTGAACTCTGTTTCGAGCAGGTCCGTTTCTGGGATGTGCGCCGCTGGCTGGACTACGATGCCATGAACGCTCCGGTGCGGGGAACTTTCGACGGCGGCCTGACGGCTGTCGATGTCAAGGAGCGTGTTTTCGAACGTTATATGATCTACGGACCCATCCCCAACGACGATGTGGTGAAGGGTTTGATCCAGAACGACGGATGGAATTGA
- a CDS encoding DUF5627 domain-containing protein: MKKIFAFLSAAVMLSACHNKPFDYEDFDYQTVCFPFQYPVRTLSLGNDVLDNSLDRAHKFNIGVVLGGVYIHNDISRRVYYEVDESLVSDNLYNQNDERIRVLPSRYYKLSTDGSVEIPQGKLNGLITVQLADEFFDDPDAHKGVYVIPMRITEADRIDSVLSGRAAVANPNLHEAAHWEITPKNYTLFGVKYVNPYHGKWLRRGALIVKNPAGEEIDRIVYRTADLELNETVSLTTVSMSDVVGGWQIKGEKFALRLSVTDGEITVSSQENAAIDVAGTGRYAENDAEWGGTVEKPRKRDVLYLKYAYDRADGNKCEVCDTLVFRDRAIVFEDNRPKIK; the protein is encoded by the coding sequence ATGAAAAAGATATTTGCTTTCCTGTCGGCAGCCGTGATGTTGAGTGCCTGCCATAACAAACCCTTCGACTACGAGGATTTCGACTATCAGACGGTCTGCTTCCCGTTTCAGTATCCTGTCCGGACGCTTTCGTTGGGCAACGACGTGCTCGACAACTCGCTGGACCGGGCCCACAAATTCAATATCGGCGTCGTGCTGGGCGGAGTCTACATCCACAACGACATTTCGCGCCGGGTCTATTACGAAGTGGACGAATCGCTGGTGAGCGACAACCTTTATAACCAAAACGACGAACGGATTCGGGTCCTGCCTTCGCGCTATTACAAACTTTCGACCGATGGCAGCGTCGAGATTCCCCAAGGCAAGCTCAACGGTCTGATTACGGTGCAGCTCGCTGATGAATTCTTCGACGATCCCGATGCCCATAAGGGGGTCTACGTGATTCCGATGCGCATTACCGAAGCCGACCGGATCGATTCGGTCCTTTCGGGGCGGGCCGCCGTGGCCAATCCCAACCTGCACGAGGCTGCCCATTGGGAGATTACGCCGAAGAACTACACCCTGTTCGGGGTGAAATACGTCAATCCTTATCATGGCAAATGGTTGCGACGCGGTGCGTTGATCGTGAAAAATCCTGCCGGCGAGGAGATCGACCGGATCGTTTACCGCACCGCCGACCTGGAGCTAAACGAAACGGTCAGCCTGACGACTGTTTCGATGAGCGACGTCGTGGGCGGCTGGCAGATCAAGGGGGAGAAATTCGCGCTGCGGCTCTCTGTGACCGACGGTGAGATCACCGTTTCGTCGCAGGAGAATGCTGCCATCGACGTTGCGGGAACCGGCCGGTATGCGGAGAACGACGCCGAGTGGGGCGGTACCGTCGAGAAGCCCCGCAAGCGCGATGTGCTCTACTTGAAATATGCTTACGACCGGGCCGACGGTAACAAATGTGAGGTATGCGACACGCTGGTCTTCCGCGACCGCGCTATCGTCTTCGAAGATAACAGACCCAAGATAAAATGA